In one window of Synechococcus sp. M16CYN DNA:
- a CDS encoding DUF561 domain-containing protein → MSRLQQLPAALRHSLEQRSTLKVIAGLMNFDAASVEKVAYAAGRGGADLIDVACHPELVKLAIASSDGVPVCVSSVKPEQFPAAVTAGAVAIEIGNFDVFYPQGRIFSADEVLKLARHARQLLPKVTLSVTVPHTLPMDQQEQLAIDLVADGVDLIQTEGSLGAKPFSAGSLGLIEKAAPTLAAAASISRVSAAPVLCASGLSAITAPMAIAAGAAGVGVGSAVNRLNDDLAMVAAVRGLRESLDNFRVLVGAQI, encoded by the coding sequence ATGTCTCGTCTTCAGCAACTGCCCGCCGCTTTAAGGCATAGCCTCGAGCAGCGGTCAACTCTTAAGGTGATAGCTGGTCTGATGAATTTTGATGCCGCTAGCGTGGAGAAAGTGGCTTACGCTGCAGGTCGGGGTGGAGCAGACCTAATTGATGTGGCCTGTCATCCTGAGTTGGTTAAGTTGGCTATCGCTTCCTCTGATGGTGTGCCAGTATGTGTATCGTCCGTGAAGCCGGAGCAGTTCCCTGCAGCTGTGACCGCAGGAGCAGTGGCGATAGAAATTGGTAACTTTGATGTTTTTTACCCCCAAGGCCGAATTTTTAGTGCTGATGAGGTTCTTAAGCTCGCTCGCCACGCTCGGCAATTACTGCCGAAAGTGACGTTGAGTGTTACTGTGCCCCACACTCTGCCGATGGATCAACAAGAACAGTTGGCAATTGATTTAGTAGCTGACGGCGTTGATTTAATTCAAACTGAAGGCAGCTTGGGTGCTAAGCCCTTCAGCGCTGGTAGCCTTGGCTTGATCGAGAAGGCCGCTCCCACTCTCGCTGCGGCCGCCAGTATTAGCCGTGTGTCGGCAGCTCCAGTGCTTTGCGCCTCTGGGCTCTCAGCTATTACGGCTCCTATGGCGATCGCTGCCGGTGCTGCCGGCGTGGGTGTCGGTTCCGCGGTAAACCGTCTCAATGACGATCTGGCAATGGTCGCAGCGGTACGGGGTTTGCGTGAATCCCTTGACAATTTTAGAGTTTTAGTAGGTGCGCAGATTTAA